A window of Pseudobacteriovorax antillogorgiicola contains these coding sequences:
- a CDS encoding ATP-binding protein → MSNAYKLDPQNEQAKAEIIAAEGLRASHEIITVLEKCKSSSEHILDQLPDLLVIMSLDGRILKGNLAAARLMGVDTEDILNRNLFDVFHVETRNIMKSRISSLLKDRNLKQQQFELPIINKDSHQVEHLWTVSLFTQISERRGPLIKVLGKDISKIKEFEKKLSQIFSAIPLGIFTVDSQGNIEWPYSLFTEYLLGQDKLADMPLDEVLFKPMWDSLDSIEKTGAGQVVDCIGGDTLWFDMAKLHFPKEVRFTRETPDGVKTCWLGITYHPIVHENKIEKLMIVLEDRTEVVEARRALELQREIENNKIKKILEIQNCSGSLLEVTFSDFDLLFPRLSKECEDYEPEKVARTLHGIKGIARTAGFSDLEHHVHACEDKLLASISDENVDRQWLTDTIGSLKTEWHELRSLCFALSGRQHGLQIKQVDYMEVLHELKELRTNLDDEGRRHADKILEKLGGGQFAEEVELATLEPKLEKQLNVTASSLEKKIDLRFDWDGVQVIQNEILTFSEIFLHLLNNSIDHGVEAPAERKKMGKGETGTIIFHADMREKHVHIEVSDDGRGIDKDKILKIAIEKEIITQQQASKLKTDEDILELMLLPGFSTKKEADTISGRGIGLDSVNDAVKALGCTKLYIKSEINKGTTFVFDVPLTTVD, encoded by the coding sequence ATGAGCAACGCCTATAAATTGGATCCACAAAACGAACAGGCAAAAGCTGAGATTATTGCTGCTGAAGGACTACGAGCAAGCCACGAGATCATCACAGTTTTAGAAAAGTGTAAATCGTCATCCGAACATATTCTCGATCAGTTGCCGGACCTACTAGTCATCATGTCCCTAGACGGACGAATTCTAAAAGGCAACCTCGCGGCTGCTCGACTAATGGGTGTTGATACTGAGGATATCCTAAATAGAAACCTTTTTGACGTATTTCATGTAGAAACTCGAAATATCATGAAATCGAGGATATCATCACTCCTTAAAGACCGCAATTTGAAGCAGCAACAGTTTGAGCTACCGATTATCAACAAAGACTCCCATCAAGTGGAGCACCTTTGGACCGTCAGTCTATTTACCCAAATCAGTGAGCGACGAGGACCGTTAATCAAGGTTCTTGGCAAGGATATTTCGAAGATCAAGGAGTTCGAGAAGAAGCTTTCTCAAATCTTCTCTGCCATTCCCCTTGGTATTTTTACTGTAGACTCTCAAGGAAATATTGAATGGCCATACTCACTGTTTACTGAGTATCTGCTTGGCCAGGATAAACTCGCAGATATGCCCCTCGATGAGGTACTCTTCAAGCCTATGTGGGATTCCCTCGATAGCATCGAGAAAACTGGTGCAGGGCAAGTTGTTGATTGCATAGGTGGTGACACTCTGTGGTTCGACATGGCTAAGCTTCATTTTCCAAAAGAAGTTCGGTTCACCCGCGAGACTCCGGATGGTGTGAAAACTTGCTGGTTGGGAATTACCTATCACCCTATCGTTCACGAGAACAAGATTGAAAAGCTCATGATCGTTCTCGAAGATCGAACTGAAGTCGTAGAAGCTCGACGTGCACTCGAACTTCAAAGAGAAATCGAAAACAATAAGATCAAGAAGATCCTTGAAATTCAGAATTGCTCAGGATCACTTTTGGAAGTCACCTTCTCTGACTTCGACCTCCTATTCCCGAGGCTCAGCAAAGAATGTGAGGATTATGAGCCCGAAAAGGTCGCAAGAACCCTTCATGGGATCAAAGGCATCGCTAGAACTGCCGGCTTTAGTGACCTGGAGCACCATGTTCATGCCTGCGAAGATAAGCTACTCGCATCGATCTCTGACGAGAACGTTGATCGGCAGTGGCTTACAGATACCATTGGCTCTCTAAAAACTGAGTGGCACGAGCTTAGATCCCTATGTTTCGCACTTTCTGGGAGACAACACGGGCTACAGATCAAGCAAGTCGACTACATGGAAGTCCTGCACGAACTCAAGGAACTTCGTACTAACCTAGACGACGAAGGCCGTCGTCATGCCGACAAAATTCTTGAAAAGCTCGGTGGAGGCCAGTTTGCTGAAGAAGTAGAACTGGCCACACTCGAACCCAAACTAGAAAAGCAGCTCAATGTTACTGCCTCATCTTTAGAAAAGAAGATTGACTTAAGATTCGATTGGGACGGCGTTCAAGTCATTCAAAATGAAATTTTGACTTTCTCAGAAATATTCTTACATCTACTAAATAATTCAATTGATCACGGGGTCGAAGCCCCAGCAGAACGAAAAAAAATGGGGAAGGGCGAAACCGGTACAATAATATTCCATGCAGATATGAGAGAAAAGCATGTTCACATTGAGGTTTCTGACGATGGTCGCGGAATCGACAAAGATAAAATCCTCAAAATCGCCATTGAAAAAGAGATCATTACCCAGCAACAGGCTAGCAAACTCAAAACCGATGAGGATATACTAGAGTTAATGCTTTTACCTGGCTTCTCAACAAAAAAAGAGGCCGACACGATCAGTGGTCGGGGTATCGGCCTTGACTCTGTGAACGACGCGGTGAAAGCATTGGGCTGTACCAAACTATATATTAAATCGGAAATCAACAAGGGTACGACCTTTGTTTTCGACGTTCCGTTAACAACTGTCGATTGA
- a CDS encoding response regulator, with protein sequence MAKILIADDSETLRTELREVLEGAGHEVVEAVDGTDGVKKAEEAEGVQLIISDYNMPGLDGITMIRKIKEIDRYGSVPVGMLTTESSKELKATGKEAGVIVWFVKPFEPNRLLSTIDKVLEKFAAA encoded by the coding sequence ATGGCTAAGATCTTAATCGCTGACGACTCTGAAACCCTAAGGACTGAACTGCGGGAAGTTCTTGAGGGAGCTGGTCATGAGGTAGTCGAAGCTGTCGATGGAACTGACGGCGTGAAAAAGGCTGAAGAAGCTGAGGGTGTTCAGCTGATTATCAGCGACTACAACATGCCCGGCCTAGACGGCATTACCATGATTCGGAAGATCAAAGAGATCGATCGCTATGGTAGCGTTCCAGTCGGAATGCTAACAACAGAATCGTCAAAAGAGCTAAAAGCTACTGGCAAAGAAGCTGGCGTGATCGTATGGTTTGTTAAACCATTTGAGCCAAATCGACTATTGAGTACTATTGATAAAGTACTTGAGAAGTTTGCTGCGGCATAG
- a CDS encoding 7TM diverse intracellular signaling domain-containing protein, whose product MGRHYLLLLVLIWPQLANSVELEPGIETYNLGPEAEFLRDESRNLEFTDVVTPELQTKFQALSKDTANFGFNTSAFWFKLPVKSNYTRPTEWVLAVEYSLLDYVDLYYLDDDGTVVSKLGGDRRSFDNRDVKHRYTYFKLRFSPSEGRDLYLRVQTEGSAEIPLKLMSAYQYAAQDHESQFGQGIFVGLMLIMGMYYLIIGIGAKNREYLFYAFYVFALAAFKMTMNGVTMEYVWGDSIWFTNAASALTTPLVFFAAGLYTYVFLDIRKYRYWNYAFIVSLAILGSCAALSLVLPYKFIKVYTLLGLLFDIVLVASSAYCYRKGFKPAKYFMISWFALIAASVVYGLQKFGVLPVTFLSVYSVELSAAFQALTLAVGQTAKINEINRKIRHAQKEALEAQIETNRVTEMMKTKLESLVAERTADLWAKNQEIKVMMDSIKQGICTVDDDLKVKGHYSGFMETILGSESLEGKSLMRIVFEPSQLKADELSLLQTSVKAMIGEDILNFEANQHVLPSSVETKIKDTKVILEFDWAPVANQNDEVGKLLVSIRDVTELYAAREEARSKEEELAKIGKILKLNGSKFTGYIKSCFTLINDSRFHLNSSNPADHWTTVLRNIHTIKGNSRTYGFDEITETVHRLEDYLFSVPKNQISQEVVLNALQGLGEVVDVLNEYREINDHTLERSEAIEAENTLLRVTDFLKELADGGHLREFYHRREVTKLFDRLNYLTNDTFQKALRPLMDSMPSLAEQLGKPCPEVVFEGEDFFISKEGAEKYEDMFVHLIRNSMDHGFQAEKRGRIFIHIEKKGDRRLIKYRDSGKGLNLQKLRIKANESGVDIDLNDDQQVAEQIFESGVSCSEMVTDISGRGVGMEAVKSFVYELGGQVDVELGPELENGFRAFSLIFDVPAPDILKIHASVG is encoded by the coding sequence ATGGGGCGTCACTACTTATTACTCCTGGTATTAATTTGGCCTCAATTGGCAAATTCTGTGGAGTTAGAGCCGGGAATTGAAACCTACAATCTTGGTCCCGAGGCTGAGTTTCTGAGGGATGAAAGCCGAAATCTAGAGTTTACGGATGTTGTGACCCCAGAGCTTCAGACTAAGTTTCAGGCTCTATCGAAGGATACCGCGAACTTTGGCTTCAATACGTCCGCATTTTGGTTCAAGTTGCCTGTTAAAAGCAACTATACCAGGCCAACAGAATGGGTTCTGGCAGTCGAATATAGCCTTCTCGACTATGTTGACCTCTACTACTTGGATGACGACGGGACAGTCGTCAGCAAACTGGGTGGAGATCGAAGGTCGTTTGATAATAGGGATGTCAAGCACCGGTATACATACTTCAAGTTACGTTTCTCTCCTTCTGAAGGTCGGGATCTATACCTGAGAGTCCAGACTGAGGGTTCGGCAGAGATTCCACTTAAGCTAATGTCAGCTTACCAGTATGCGGCTCAGGATCATGAAAGCCAATTTGGGCAAGGTATTTTTGTTGGTTTGATGCTGATCATGGGTATGTATTACCTAATTATCGGCATCGGCGCAAAGAATCGCGAGTATCTATTTTACGCATTTTATGTTTTTGCGCTCGCAGCCTTCAAGATGACAATGAATGGTGTAACTATGGAGTACGTTTGGGGTGACTCCATCTGGTTTACCAATGCAGCTTCAGCGCTAACCACGCCTTTGGTTTTCTTTGCCGCAGGCCTGTATACTTATGTCTTCCTAGACATAAGAAAATATCGCTATTGGAACTATGCCTTCATCGTATCCCTGGCAATTCTAGGTTCTTGTGCGGCACTAAGTCTAGTCTTGCCCTACAAGTTCATCAAAGTTTACACGCTACTTGGTCTTCTTTTTGACATTGTTCTGGTGGCATCAAGTGCCTATTGCTACAGAAAAGGCTTCAAACCTGCTAAGTATTTTATGATATCTTGGTTTGCCTTGATCGCTGCCTCGGTGGTTTACGGGCTACAAAAGTTTGGTGTCCTTCCGGTCACATTCCTGTCCGTCTATAGCGTCGAGCTATCAGCGGCGTTCCAAGCACTTACTCTTGCTGTGGGGCAGACAGCAAAAATTAACGAAATCAATCGCAAGATCCGTCATGCGCAGAAGGAGGCCCTAGAAGCTCAGATTGAAACAAATCGTGTGACTGAGATGATGAAGACGAAACTTGAGAGTCTAGTCGCAGAGCGCACAGCCGATCTATGGGCAAAAAATCAAGAGATTAAGGTCATGATGGACTCCATCAAACAAGGTATTTGTACCGTTGACGACGATCTAAAGGTCAAGGGTCACTACAGCGGTTTTATGGAGACTATTCTGGGCTCGGAGTCTTTAGAAGGTAAATCACTCATGAGGATCGTGTTTGAGCCATCTCAGCTAAAGGCTGATGAACTCAGCCTCCTACAAACTAGTGTCAAAGCGATGATCGGTGAAGACATACTGAATTTCGAAGCGAATCAACATGTTCTCCCTAGTTCTGTGGAAACAAAAATAAAGGATACAAAAGTCATCTTGGAATTCGACTGGGCACCGGTAGCGAATCAAAACGACGAAGTCGGCAAGCTCCTCGTCTCGATACGGGACGTTACCGAACTGTATGCTGCTCGGGAGGAGGCCAGGAGCAAGGAAGAGGAATTGGCTAAGATTGGCAAGATTCTCAAACTAAATGGTTCAAAATTCACAGGTTACATAAAATCTTGTTTCACTTTAATTAATGACTCTAGATTTCATCTCAATTCATCAAATCCTGCTGATCACTGGACAACGGTTTTACGTAATATTCATACAATTAAGGGTAACTCTAGAACCTACGGATTCGACGAGATTACTGAAACGGTACATCGATTGGAAGACTACTTGTTTTCAGTTCCAAAAAACCAAATCTCACAAGAAGTGGTATTAAATGCATTGCAAGGACTTGGTGAGGTGGTCGATGTTCTTAACGAATACCGGGAGATTAATGACCACACCTTGGAAAGATCCGAAGCTATTGAGGCGGAAAATACCCTTTTGCGCGTGACAGACTTCCTCAAAGAATTGGCTGATGGTGGTCATCTAAGAGAATTTTACCACAGGCGAGAGGTAACTAAACTATTTGATAGGCTTAATTACTTAACCAATGATACCTTCCAGAAGGCCTTGCGGCCATTGATGGACTCGATGCCATCCTTAGCTGAGCAGTTGGGTAAACCTTGTCCTGAGGTCGTCTTTGAAGGGGAAGACTTCTTTATTAGCAAGGAAGGTGCTGAGAAGTATGAAGATATGTTCGTACATCTGATTCGAAACAGTATGGACCATGGATTTCAGGCTGAAAAACGGGGTAGGATCTTTATCCATATTGAGAAGAAGGGCGATAGAAGGTTGATCAAGTATCGAGACTCTGGCAAGGGTCTCAACCTACAGAAGCTTCGCATAAAAGCCAACGAGAGTGGTGTAGATATCGATTTGAATGACGATCAGCAAGTAGCTGAGCAAATCTTCGAGTCTGGGGTTAGCTGCTCGGAAATGGTAACTGACATTTCAGGACGAGGAGTCGGGATGGAAGCAGTTAAGTCCTTCGTATACGAGCTAGGTGGACAGGTTGATGTGGAGTTAGGTCCTGAGCTGGAAAATGGCTTCAGAGCTTTTAGTCTGATTTTTGATGTTCCCGCACCAGATATTCTTAAGATTCATGCTTCCGTAGGATGA
- a CDS encoding PilZ domain-containing protein gives MMASIIQKITDLFRAERREDRYAAYGNFPGKFSNKQGSPFSVMPIDISSRGIGLLIDPAPSVGEILSFSFVASEDMGPLHFRVIHVGRNSIRPVNSLEKMRRCGLEMLPEHSVDLISLMASQDDFMVQE, from the coding sequence ATGATGGCTAGCATTATTCAAAAGATCACAGATCTATTTCGAGCTGAGCGCCGTGAGGATCGGTACGCGGCCTATGGAAATTTTCCCGGTAAATTTAGCAATAAGCAAGGCTCTCCGTTTTCCGTAATGCCCATTGACATTAGCTCCCGGGGCATCGGACTCCTCATTGACCCAGCCCCCTCAGTCGGCGAAATTTTGAGCTTTTCCTTTGTCGCTAGCGAAGACATGGGTCCTTTGCATTTCCGTGTCATTCACGTTGGCAGAAATAGCATTAGGCCTGTAAACAGTCTCGAAAAGATGAGGCGATGCGGGCTTGAAATGCTACCTGAACACTCGGTGGACCTCATTAGCCTGATGGCTTCCCAGGATGATTTTATGGTGCAGGAATAG
- a CDS encoding tetratricopeptide repeat protein: MAQLPLQNLVNRSCRITVISDQDQIRKTLLKNLRLKGYKNVMVQGSLGEFISQKGWEKTQWLITPPERGKQIDILRVLKKIINSRAQTRVSVLLYNKDVKILESAFRNGLLSWFGAEDILVSDESFRIQLDRFLLRANHCLQSDLKEALLTAIYFRKALTIQKSWESLINLELDLCHRFSNKPETLVKLAEAYLLAGEFHQGRIILDKVKQINSPDTYEGIERLTKNYPQATQTNPSTAAKNHIDSAFVIEADDTEYSKILEGFAGIGLTKFFRFPNFQEAWNALQHGPRPDIIITEWTRKSKDLNSEQFLQRVRGKFGTRIPFLLLISSVPARDYQLITDMRVLQLIKKPVRQHNFLMALTYVIEQHRNPTEPKTQEIKIEQLLRDGDNPYIQFLRGKFLSDKTIDPKRKFYIESYYHFQRRDYQKAKDLLMKGIKIPAKETDSHILPNLDKKILLSSCFQHLQDLSSAIKLLEIAHKDSPLNVEVSTRLALLLYQHGEPERAKELLEGVESQDPGHPEFISAKTQIAVFEGHNEHAEELLQNAGNIIDIIAAINSQAVKKIKDQEFDTGFKIYRTLIRSIPESVSEYQGIVYYNLSLAYLKSGMEEEAEKTLKAAMGYRGSKTSKKAAILLKKLEQAQKQGKDIKRLFQDDDHRDESDIDETDSFTIGLHGILNQIPARSRYKQIKPADEQVKVQAS; encoded by the coding sequence ATGGCCCAGCTACCACTCCAAAACCTCGTAAACAGAAGCTGTCGGATAACTGTGATCAGCGATCAAGATCAGATCCGTAAAACTCTGTTAAAAAATCTTAGACTAAAAGGTTACAAAAATGTGATGGTTCAGGGATCCCTAGGAGAATTCATTTCTCAAAAAGGCTGGGAAAAGACTCAGTGGCTTATCACTCCCCCGGAACGAGGCAAGCAAATTGATATCCTTAGGGTTCTCAAAAAGATTATCAACTCCCGTGCCCAAACTCGTGTAAGCGTGCTGCTCTATAACAAAGATGTAAAGATTCTTGAAAGTGCATTTCGAAATGGTCTATTGTCTTGGTTTGGTGCCGAAGACATTCTGGTTTCGGATGAATCGTTCCGAATCCAATTGGATCGATTTCTCCTCAGAGCAAACCATTGTTTACAGAGCGACCTGAAGGAGGCTCTCCTTACCGCCATCTATTTCAGGAAGGCTCTAACGATTCAAAAATCATGGGAATCATTGATAAATCTTGAACTAGATCTATGTCATCGATTTTCAAATAAGCCAGAAACCTTGGTTAAACTTGCCGAAGCTTACCTACTCGCGGGGGAATTCCATCAAGGCCGGATAATTTTAGATAAGGTTAAACAGATTAATTCACCAGATACCTACGAAGGCATTGAACGCTTAACCAAGAACTACCCTCAAGCGACACAGACCAACCCATCAACGGCGGCCAAAAACCATATCGACTCTGCGTTTGTCATTGAGGCAGATGATACCGAGTATAGTAAGATCCTCGAAGGCTTTGCAGGCATTGGTCTCACCAAATTCTTCCGCTTTCCGAATTTCCAAGAAGCTTGGAATGCGTTGCAACACGGACCTCGTCCAGATATTATAATCACCGAATGGACCCGTAAATCAAAAGATCTCAACAGCGAACAATTCTTGCAGCGAGTGCGGGGGAAATTTGGAACGAGAATTCCTTTTCTACTTCTGATTTCATCGGTACCTGCCAGAGACTACCAGCTCATCACAGATATGCGGGTTTTACAATTGATCAAGAAGCCAGTCCGGCAGCATAACTTTTTGATGGCCCTCACTTACGTGATTGAGCAACACAGAAATCCGACGGAACCCAAAACCCAAGAAATTAAGATTGAACAACTTCTTCGCGATGGAGATAATCCCTATATTCAGTTTCTGAGGGGTAAATTTCTAAGCGATAAAACCATTGATCCAAAACGAAAGTTTTATATTGAAAGCTACTACCACTTTCAGAGGCGTGATTACCAGAAGGCAAAAGACCTACTCATGAAAGGGATCAAAATCCCTGCTAAGGAAACTGACAGTCACATCCTGCCTAATCTAGATAAGAAGATTTTACTTTCGTCATGCTTCCAGCACTTGCAAGACCTATCCTCAGCAATCAAGCTTCTTGAGATTGCTCACAAAGATTCACCGCTCAATGTCGAGGTGAGTACTAGACTGGCTTTATTGCTATACCAACACGGGGAGCCAGAGCGAGCAAAGGAGCTATTGGAAGGAGTTGAAAGTCAAGATCCAGGGCACCCTGAGTTCATATCTGCAAAGACCCAAATTGCCGTTTTTGAGGGTCATAACGAGCACGCTGAAGAACTTCTTCAAAATGCGGGCAACATCATTGATATTATCGCCGCTATCAATAGCCAAGCTGTTAAGAAAATCAAAGATCAAGAGTTTGATACGGGATTTAAAATCTATCGAACCCTTATCCGCTCGATTCCAGAAAGTGTTTCTGAATACCAGGGAATTGTTTACTACAATCTAAGCCTTGCTTATCTAAAATCTGGTATGGAAGAGGAAGCTGAGAAAACACTAAAGGCGGCGATGGGATATCGAGGCTCGAAAACTAGTAAAAAGGCAGCTATACTGCTAAAGAAGCTAGAACAAGCCCAAAAACAAGGTAAGGACATCAAACGACTCTTCCAGGATGATGACCATCGCGACGAGTCCGATATAGATGAGACTGATTCCTTTACCATCGGATTACATGGTATCCTCAATCAAATTCCCGCTCGATCCCGCTACAAACAAATTAAGCCTGCGGATGAGCAGGTTAAGGTACAAGCCTCATAG